GCTGTCGACCTTGATCACCATGCCATCGATTTCATAAGGCAAATGAGGACGCTTTTCTGTCCAGCCCGCAATAAAAGCGAGCAGTTCATCGACGTCGTCAAATACACGTCGCTCCTGATTCACCATGAAGCCGAGCGTCTCCAGCAAATCAAGCCCTTCACTGTGGGATTCTACTATCTCCCCTTGCAAATCGCCAATGCCATAAATAAACGTATCCAGTTGACGGGATGCGGCAATCTTCGGATCGAGCTGTCGCAGCGAGCCCGCTGCGGAATTGCGCGGATTGGCAAATAACGCTTCTCCACGCTCCTCACGCTCTTTGTTCAGCTTTTCAAATGCTCCCTTGGACATGTAAGCCTCACCGCGAACCTCAAGGGTTACCGGCTTCGTCAGCCGCAAAGGAATGGAACGAATCGTTTTCAGGTTTTGTGTGATGTCTTCGCCTGTTGTTCCGTCTCCACGTGTAGCCCCGCGGACGAACAACCCATTTTCATAATGAAGCGACACAGCCAGACCATCAATTTTCAGTTCAGCTACATATCGGACAGCCTGACTGCCAACGGCCTGACGCACCCGGCGGTCAAAATCCCTGATGTCCTCCTCATTAAAGGCGTTGCCGAGACTGAGCATCGGTGTCTTATGAACGACCTTTTCGAAGAAGGGCAGCGGTTCTCCCCCTACACGCAAGGAAGGAGAGTCCGGTGACTGCAAATCAGGGAAGCTCGTTTCAAGCTCCTTTAGCTCCCGCATCAATTGATCGTATTCCTGGTCAGAAATCTCAGGTCGATCCTCTTCATGGTAAAGACGATTATGCCGCTCAATTCGTTTCGCTAATTCTTTAATTTTTGTTTCCGCCGTCAATCGATCCATTTCGTTCATCCTTTCATACTCATACCTGTTCAAAAAGTTGGCTTTTCAGCACCGAGATAATGGCGAGAACCTCACGAAGGAGGAGCGGAGTGTAGGTACCTACATGAGCACCGGACTTCGAAGGTGAACGCCATTATCGATGCGAATAAGCTTCCCGGATTGCTTCGTGATCAAAAGACGACTTTTTGAACTACCTTTTTGCGATTGGCCTGTATTTGCATTTGCACATTATCCTTTTTGAATAGGGGCAAACTTCGCTAATAGCTTTTTAATGCCAGTCGGGCTTGGGAAAGCAATGTCGAGCTCCATGTCGTCGCCCGTTCCTTTTACTTTCACGACCGTACCGTTGCCCCATTTGCCATGTGCCACTCTGTCGCCAACCTTCCAATCAACGCCTGCTCCTTGACCGTGTCCAGGCAGTTTTTCACCCGCCGGACGAGTAAACGTAGCTGGCGTGCTGCTTGGGGTTCGCTGACCCATGCCAAATTTCGGAGCAGAACCTGCTTGTGAAGAGGACGCTCCAAATGGTCTCGCTCCCGTGTCACGTCCGAATGCACTGCCATCACGCTGTCCAAATGCACTGCTACGTCCACCGCCAAAGCTTCGGTCCGCTGTCGCTGGATTTCCTTCCAACAGCTCAGCTGGAATTTCTTGCAGGAAGCGAGACGGCGCATTCACATTGGTCCGTCCAAACAACGTCCGCATACGGGCACATGTCATGTACAGACGTTCCTCCGCCCGTGTAATTCCTACATAAGCCAGTCGGCGCTCTTCCTCCATCTCGGCATCGTCAAACAAAGAGCGGCTATGCGGGAAGACACCCTCCTCGCAACCAACCAGGAACACGACTGGGAACTCCAGCCCTTTGGCGCTGTGCAAGGTCATTAATACAACCTGCCCCTCCGCCGATACTTCCTCCTGGGCACCATCATCTCCCAAGGAATCAATGTCTGCCACCAACGCGAGGTCAGTCAGGAAGGCTAGCAAGCTCTTGTCTTCATTTTTGCGCTCGAACTCCTGGGTTACAGACAGGAACTCCTCGATATTCTCCATACGAGCCTGTGCTTCCAGCGTTTTCTCTTCTTTTAAAGAATCGCGGTATCCAGAGCGCTTCAGCACTTCTTCCACCAGCTCAGTCACACTCAAGTAATCGGTCATTTGCATCAAATTCGAGATGAGATCATTAAAGGACAGGATCGCATTCGTCGTACGTGAAGGCAGCCCCATGTAAGCCGTCTCCTGAATCGCTTGGAAAAGGGACTGGCCATTTGCGTTCGCATACGCTTGCAGCTTATCTACCGTCGTATCCCCGATATTTCGCTTCGGTACGTTGATGATGCGCTGCAAGCTGATATCGTCATCCGGATTGGAGATGAGACGCAAATAAGCCAAGATGTCCTTGATCTCTTTGCGATCGTAGAACTTGGTTCCGCCGACGATGGTGTACGGCATGTTCGATTTGATGAAAACTTCCTCGACCACACGAGACTGTGCATTCGTCCGATAAAGGATCGCGAATTTGTCGTAGCTCTTGTACTGTGCCATCTGCTTGCGGATCGTATCGACGATAAAATACGCCTCGTCGTGCTCGGAATCACCCTGGAAGCACATGATCTTGTCGCCGCCTGGATTCTCTGTCCAGAGCTTCTTTTCCTTGCGCAGCTTGTTGTTGGCAATAACCTGGTTCGCTGCCTGCAAAATCGTTTTAGTGGAGCGATAGTTTTGCTCGAGCTTGATGAGCTTGGCTTCGGGATAGTCTTTTTCAAAGTTTAAAATGATCGAGATATCGGCACCGCGCCATTTATAAATACTTTGGTCAGCATCCCCCACGCAGCATACATTTCGAGACTTGTCTGCCAGCATGGAAATCAAAAGGTATTGCGCCCGGTTTGTATCCTGATACTCGTCAACGTGTATGTAACGGAATTTCTTTTGATAAAACTCCAATACTTCCGGCACTTCTTTAAACAGTCGAACTGTCGTCATGATCAGATCGTCGAAGTCCAGCGACTGGTTATTTCTCAGCTTTTTCTGATAAGCCGTGTAAACCTTTGCTGCCACTTGTGCAAATGGATCGCCCGCAAGACGCGTATAGGTTTCTGGATCGGTCAGCTCGTTTTTCGCTCCACTGATCGCTGCCAAGATCGAACGCGGCTCATACTGCTTCGGATCGATGTTCAATTCTTTTAAACATTGCTTGACGACAGACAACTGGTCACCAGCATCCAAAATGGAAAAGCTGCGATTGATGCCGAGTCGGTCGATATCCCTGCGCAAAATCCGCACACACAAGGAGTGAAACGTCGACAGCCATGCATCCTGCGCTGCCGCTCCGCCAATAATGGCAGCCACACGGTTTTGCATCTCCCGTGCTGCTTTGTTGGTGAAGGTGATCGCCAAAATGCTCCAAGGCGCTACCTGTTTGGCACTGATCAGGTATGCGATTCGCTGAGTCAGTACTTTGGTCTTGCCGCTACCCGCACCGGCCAAAATCAAGACGGGGCCTTCTGTTGTAAGGACTGCTTCCCGCTGCTCCGGGTTCAGGCCTGCTGTGATACGATCTGCAAAAGACATATGTATAAATCCACCTTTCCACGTTCCCTAGACGAAAGCATATGTTCCTATTTTCGCACAGATCGCAATGGAGTTCCAGTTCGTATCCCGAACAGGAAACATCATCCTTTCGGCAGCAATGGCTCGTACATCAAATATGCCTGATTCTGCGTCAGCCATTCTTGATCCATCCATTCTCCTGCCAGCGTGTAAACATCACGATACAATTCATTTTTCCGTTCATACCCTCCCCAAATCGAAGGATAAATCTCATGTTCTTTCTCGATAATGACATACGTCCGTGTCGGTGGCATGTCTGAACGCCACTCGCCTACCAAATGTGTATCGGTCAGATTAACATGCAGTTGAAAGGGCTGATGCGTGTTGTTGGCGATTTGCAAATCCAGATAGTTATAGAAACAAGTCGCTCCACTTCCGAACGGCTGTGTCCGATTCGAATCGGGAAAAACATCGTAGCTATGACGATGTCGTTCCGTCACTGTCAATGGTGTATGCAGGGTCATCCAGTACAGCAGATTGGAGAGCTGACAAAGCCCTCCGCCAACTCCGGCTGTGACGCGTCCCTGTGAGAGCAGCATGCCCTCTACATAGCCTTTGCTACGGGTCGGCTTGCCAATCTGCTTCCAGTACGAAAAGGTTTCTCCAGGATGAATAAGCAACCCGTTCAGTCGTGCAATCGCCAGACGCAAATTGATCACTTTGTTGTGCTGCATCCACATTTCCACGTTCTGCAATGGGCGTAACAAAATCGTTTGATGAGAATAATGAACATAACGCAACCATTCGCTTCTTTTCTCCTGAGCAAACCTCGTTTGACCAAATGTCCATTGTACATACCTTTTCCAACGAAAATAGGCCATGCCTGCAGCAAGACGCCACTTTCCCCGTGCGATCGGTTTCATTGTGCACCCCGACTTCCTGATTATTACAATAGACGTAGGGATTTAGGATGAAGTTGCGGTCGAATATGGGAGATCCCCTCACTTCTTACACTTTTGTAAGCGAGACGTAAGCAAATGCCATTTCTCCTCCATCTCCGGATGAGCTAGGATAGGAAAAGTGCGCGATCGGACGACGAACAACGAGAGAAGGAAGTGATGGGATTGAAAGAAAACACACCTACCATGAACCAACGAATTGATACATTAGATACCGTACGAGGCTTCGCCTTAATGGGCATTCTCCTCGTCAATATCGTGGCATTGCTGTATGCACAAACACCTGTGATCGGAAGTGTGGACCACTGGCTGTTCCAGTTTTTCAATTTCTTTGTGGAATCTCGCTTCTTCGTGATCTTTTCCTTCTTGTTTGGGGTGGGCTTCTATATATTCATCAGTCGAGCAAAAGCAAAAGGGGCCAATAGCACCGTTTTGTTCATTCGGCGTCTGATTGCGCTACTCGCTCTTGGCTTTGTGCATAAAATGTTTCACCCTGGCGAAGCACTCTTCATCTATGCCATCTTCGGATTCATCTTACTGCCTTTTTATCGATTAAAGGCGCGAACCAATCTGATCATCGGCCTTATTCTTTCAATAGCTGTCTGTGCTACCGGCTTCAAGGCGCTTTTAGTGCTTCCGTTATTTATTTTGGGACTCGCTGTCGGGCAGTGCGGGGTCTTTCAGGACATTCCGAGATTTTTGCCAGTGATTAAAAAAGTGCAGGGAGTGACCTTCGTCCTTTCGTTAATCGGCTTGTTTATCCAATACCGACTGACTCCAGCTGATCCAGCAATGGGTGGAGCGAATCTGGTTGTAGACGATACCATGTCGGAAGAAACCCTACAGCAGTTGATGAACTACACGATTGCCTTAACCTCCACAGGTCTTGTCATGGCTGCCTTTTACACGACGACCTTGATTCGGCTGCTGCAAAATAAAACCGTCCAGACCATCCTCTCTCCACTGACCAGCTATGGGCGCATGGCTTTGACAAACTACGTCGGACAAACCGTATTGATCCTTGTGGGAAGCTATTTGTTCGATTGGTTTGGCAATCTCGGCTATCTGCAAACGACACTGATCTGCCTTGGTATCTACGTGGTGCAAATGGTATTTAGTGTACTCTGGCTGGCTGTCTTCCGCATGGGGCCACTTGAGTGGGTATGGCGATTATTTACGTATTTGAAAATCACACCGCTGCGGAAATAAACAATCAAAGACCCCAGAAAAGCTGCCTGACAGCTGATCCGGGGTCTTTTCTTATTTTTTCGCCAAGTATTTACGAATATCAAAAGCAACGGCTGCCACAATGATGAGTCCTTTGATGATGAGCTGCCAGTATGGGTTTACTCCGATAAACGTTAGACCGTAGTTGATGACGCCAAAAATAAGGACACCGGCAAGCACACCTGGAACGGTACCAATTCCTCCAGACGTCGAGACTCCACCTACCACACAGGCTGCAATGGCGTCCAGCTCGTACATGTTGCCGTAGTTGTTCGTCGCGCCACCTGTCCGGGCTGCCTCCAGAACACCTCCGAGTCCATACAGGGCACCAGCAATGGCATAGATAATCATGAGGTTGAAAGCGACGTTGATCCCGGAAACAGTTGCGGCCTGCATGTTGCCTCCGATGGCGTACATGTTTTTACCAAGCCGTGTTTTGTTGAAGATCACCCAGACGATGAACGCAACCATGATCGCAATGATGACGATATACGGAATCGAATACGGGCCACTCGGACCGATGTACCCTGTCCCAAGATGATTGAAGTCACTGCGTAGTCCAGCGATTGGCTGTGATTGATTGGGCTCCATATCAAAATAGATGGAGTTGAACCCGTACACGATGACCATCATGCCCAACGTGGCGATAAAAGGGGGCACACTAAAACGAGACACAATAATGCCGTTGATCAGGCCAACTAACAAGCCCGCAGCAATTGCAATGAGAATAGGGATAAGCAACGGCAAATCGGGTAAATCCGGGAAAAACCTCCGCGGATAGTCTTGGCTTTGCAGCATCGAGGCGGAGATGACAGCCGTCAATCCGACGACTCGCCCCGCTGAAAGATCCGTTCCGCCTGTAATAAGAACAAACGCAGCACCCAAGGCAATAATGGCTCGAGTTGAGGATTGCATCAAAATATCCCGAAGCGTTGTAATGGAAAGAAAATTGGGATCGTAAATCGCTATTCCCGCTATCAACAAAACCAGAACGATATAAATGGCATTTTGCGTAACAAAGCCTTGTACCTGTTTAGCAGACAACTGTGACATGCCTGTTCCCCTCCTTTCTCATGCAAGATGTTTGGTAGCCAGCCGCATGATCTCTTCTTCGGTTGCCGCTGGGCCTGACAAAAAACCGGAGAGCCTACCCTCGCACATGACCATGATCCGATCTGACATTCCAAGCAACTCCGGCATTTCCGAGGAAATCATGATGATGCCTTTTCCCTGACTCGCCAGCTCCGCGATGATCGTATAGATTTCGTATTTGGCGCCGACATCGACCCCACGCGTAGGTTCGTCCAGCAATAAAATATCCGGATCAGTCAAAAGCCACCGCGCCAGCAGAACCTTTTGCTGATTGCCTCCTGACAGGTTTTTGATCAGTGCTTTCATAGAGGGAGTCTTGACGCGGAGCATCTCGATGCTGCGGCTGACATCGGCTCTACACTTGCGCTCATTGAGGAGCAGAAAAGGGGTTTGGTAACTGGACAAATTCGCAATGACCGTATTTTCCAAAATCGATAAGACAGGAATGATGCCGGTGACGCGCCGCTCCTCCGTCAAGAGTGCCATTTTGTACTTCTTCGCATCCTTCGGTGATTTGATCCGTACCTCCTGACCGTTGATCGACACTTTCCCTGCTGACACCGCGCGCAGTCCAAACAATGCCTCAATTAGTTCTGTTCGTTGTGCGCCCACGAGGCCGCCTATGCCCAAGATTTCTCCTTTGCATAATTCAAACGACACGTGCTGAAATGATTGGGAAAATGGGGAGGTCAGTCCCTCTACCTTCAAAATCGGTTCCCCCGGCGTATTGGAACGACTCGGGAAACGCTGCGTCAGGTCCCGTCCGACCATTTTGGAGATGATCAGGTCTGTCGTCAGCTCAGCTGCCCGCCAGGTTCCAATGAGCTTGCCATCGCGCATGATCGTCACGTCATCCGCAATCCGTAAAATTTCTTCCATCTTGTGTGAAATATAGATGATGGCGACACCTCTGCTCTTCAGTTCACGGATGATCGCAAATAGCTGCTCCACCTCGTTTCCCGTCAGTGAAGACGTCGGTTCGTCCATAATGATCACTTTGGATTGGTAGGAGACAGCTTTGGCAATTTCAAGCGACTGTACCTTGGATACAGATAGGTCACGGACAACAGCGTGCGGATCTAGGTCCATACCCAGATCAGCAAACAGCTTCTCCGTATCCGAAAGCATTCTTTTCTCATCCACAAACGGAAAAGGACCGATTCTTTTGACCGGAAAACGTCCTAGCCATATGTTTTCCATGACATTGCGAAAGGGCACCGGATGCAGCTCTTGATGAATCATGGAGATGCCATGTGTCAGCGCGTCCTTTGAGCTGCTCATCGTCACCTGCTCATTGTTTAACACGATTTCTCCCGCATCTGGTCGATAAATTCCGAAGAGACACTTCATCAGGGTCGATTTGCCTGCTCCATTCTCTCCCATCAGTGCATGGACTGTTCCGGGACGGACTTTTAGCGTGACATCCTCGAGGGCCTTAACCCCAGGAAATTCTTTATGAATGTGGTTCATTTCCAACAAAAACGCATGCTGGCCCATGCGAATACCCTCCTTTTTGCAAAATCATCCCCATCACCGAAACAGGAGAGTCGGATTCGTCTCTTCACCGACTCTCCTGTTTTTTTATTTCGCGTCGTTCATGTTCTCCTTGGTGATTTTTTTATAGGGTACCCACACATACTTGCCGTCCGTAATGTCAAAGCCTGTGGAATCTTTTGTTGGCGTTTCACCCTTTGCCAAAGACGCCGCAATGCTAAGCGTTGCCTTTCCTTGGTTGTTCGCATCGTTGAGGACCGTTCCGAGCAAGGTTCCCGCCTCCAGCTCCTTCAGTGCAGGCGCTGTGGCATCCACGCCAACAACCGGCATATACTTGCCATTCGCAAAATAGCCAGATGCCTTCAGCGCTTCGATTGCCCCTAGTGCCATATCGTCGTTGTTGGCAAGAACGGCTTCGATCTTGTCACCGGATGCTGCGAGGAAGGCTGCCATCTTTTCCTGCCCTTTTACGCGATCCCACATGGCCGTATCTTCCGCGACCTTCTCTACCTTAATCCCTGCATCTTCAATCGCCTTCACCGAAAACTTCGTCCGCAGCTCAGCATCCTGATGCCCTGGCTCGCCTTTTAACATGACGTATTGGAGGACACCATCCTTGTTTTTATCTGCTTCCGGATTTGCCTTCCAGTAATCGACGATCAGTTGCCCAGAGATCGTGCCGGATTCCTCCGCTTTTGCTCCCACGTAGTAGACCTTATCCCACTTCTGCATATCCTCTGGCATCGGCTCACGGTTGAAGAAGACGACAGGAATATTGGCTTGCTTCGCCTTGTCGATAAGGACGCCAGCAGCTGTGCGATCCACCGGATTGATGGCGAGGGCATTTACCTTTTTGTTAACGAACAAATCCACTTTGTCATTTTGCGTAGGCTGGGCATTTTGGCTGTCTACAATGTCCACTTCCGCTTTGCCCTCCGCGGCTTTCGAAATCGCATTGCGCACTCCTGTCATGAACGTATCATCGAACTTGTAGATGGCGACTCCGATTTTGGGATTCCCCGCAGGAGCCGAGCCTCCCCCGGACGCTGCCGGCTGCGAACCGCCAGATTGTGAGCATCCAACCACCGAGAGTGTAACTGCGGCTACCAATGTAGTGGCAATCAGCTTTCTCATTCGAAAATCCCCCTTTATCCCCTATGTTTACATCTGATATACACCAAATGTAAGCGTTTTCCAGAACGTGTTCCATCGAAAATCCTGCGCATTTTTATCAAAATTCTCATCTGTTTTTCGGTGGCCTATTTTACGAAGGGGAAGAGGAGCTTTTGATTCTCCGACCAGAACATATTCTCCCGATCGATTACTTTTGTTCCGGTGTCGACCAGACTGGGCACTGCTTCTCCGTTGCTCGCTTCGACTGCGTATTTGACGCCGAGATATCCCATCGATAGCGGCTTCTGGATGATCGTCGCGGAAATGATTCCTTCCTGCAAATACTCCAGCACTTCCGGCGGGCTGTCGATTGCTACGATTTTGACTTTGTCCCGTAGCCCACTGTTTTCCATTTCCTCGGCCACACCGATCGCTGTACTGGCATCGAGTGCAATCACTCCTTTCAACTGCGGATGCTTGCGGATCAGTTCACGAGTCCACTCACCGATCTGCTTTTTATCCAAGGGAATATTTTCGTTGGCAACCAATTCGACCTGCGTTTCCCGTGGGAGCAAATCGAGGACGCCTTGTTCTCTTCGTTTGGCATTTGCTTTTACCCGATCTGTGCCGAGCAATGCGATTTGCCCCTTTTTTTCGATCAGGTACACCATTTTTTCGAATGCCTTCATGCCCATATCGTAGTTATCCGTCCCAATGTAGCTTTTGACGGCTGAATCTTTTCCGACTGTGTCGAGTACAAGGATCGGGATGGCCCGCTCCCTTGTCAGCTTGATGGCTTCTCGCAAAACTTGCTCGTCACTAGGTGCCACCACGATTGTCTCGGAGCCATCTGCGATTGCCTGCTGCACCAGTTCCATTTGCTTGCTGGCATCCTCCTCATAGTCCGGCGCGTAAAAATTCAGGTTACGCTCATATTCCTTGGCAGCCATCTCCGCCCCGAGCTTGACCGTTCGCCAATAATCGCCGTGCTTCATACGGACGATCAGCGCCACTGTCTTTTTCTTGTCTACTTCCCCATCCGTAAGCGGAGCACTACACGAGTAAAAAAGCGTCACCGCCACCAGAACGACCAGTCCGTATACGCTAAAACGTTTCACCGCTGCTGTCCTCATAAACGATCTCGCTCCTCTGCAACCTGGCGCGGAATCCATACACGCACAACAGTCCCCTCTTCCTGTTCGCTCGCGATTTCCAAACCGTACTCTTCGCCAAAGGTCAAGCGGATGCGCTCTTGCACGTTTTGAATCCCAACGCCCGAGCCTTCTTCGCTTTTGTAATAGCCAGCTTTTACTTGTGCAAGAACATCAGGGGACATGCCCAAGCCATTGTCACTTACCTGAAGTAACACCTTACCGTCGATGAGTCCTGCATATATGCGAATCCGGCCCGGATCAGCCAAATGCTCAATCCCGTGGTAGATGGCGTTTTCCACAATCGGCTGAAGCAGTAACTTCAGCGTCAGACAGTTGAGCACTTCATCTTCATCCTCGAGCACGATCTCATACTCAAATTTTTGCTTGTACCTCATTTTTTGAATAATGAGATAATGACGGACATGCTCCAGCTCTTCCCGCACCGTGATAATGTTCTTGCCTCTGCTCAGGCTAATCCGAAACAGCTTCGACAACGAAGTAATGGTGGTGATGACATCCTCGTTTTTTCCGTTGCCGACCATTCTGACCACAGAGTTCAACGTGTTGTACAGAAAATGCGGATTGATCTGCGCCTGTAGCACCTCCAGCTCGCTTTTCCGTTTGGCTTCCTGTTCCCGAATGATCTGGTGCATCAATTCCCTGACCTTCGCGACCATCAGATGAAAACGCAAGGAAAGCTGTTCGACCTCATGGCTTCCTCGGATCGGCTCACTCTCTGAAAAGTCTCCCTGCTCCACCTTTTCCATGGATCGCTCCAGCAGCTTGATCGGTCGTGATATTTTCGCAGAGAGATAGTGCAGCACGAACAACACAATGACAATCACAAAGATGAGCAGCCAAAAAATGAAGCGACTGATTTCTTTTTTGGTCGTCACAATCTCATCCATGTAGGAAACCCCAATGATTTTCCAGCCTAGCTGATCGATCGTCTTGATGGTAATCAAGCGTGTTTCGTCCTGTGTCTCTTCTACATAGCTGCCGTAGGAATGCTTCAGCGGCAAGGAACGGTTTTCATTTTTCAATCCGACGTAAATCAACTGCTGCTGCGGATGGTAGACGATGTTCCCGACCAAATCGATGATGTAGACGTACCCCTTTTTCCCCAAGCCCACTCTCTGGCACAGGTCATCGATCTCTTTGAAATTCACATCAACTAAAAGTACGGCAGGAATTTCTCCGTCAGGTCCGTGGAGAAGGATTTCCCGACTCATCGAGACGACCCAGGTGTACTCCCCTTTAAACAAGTTCTGGATATGCGGGAGCGAAAAGGACAAGTTCGTCGGGTCCTCGATCGCCTTTTGGAACCAGCTCTGTTCAGTCAAACGAGTGTTGCTCCTCAATACTTTGGAAGGAGTTGTGGCCAATAGCGTTCCGTCTCGTGTAAAAACTGCGATGGAGACGATGTCCTTTCTCGTTTCTACGATTGTCTCAAGCTGTTCGCTCAGCTTGTCTGCCGTGAGTCCCTTGCTTCTTCTGATCTTGTCATCGACGAGTTCGAAAATTTGCGTCATCCCATTCAAATAACTGTCCAGATTGTATTTCACCTGCTCCAGGATTTGCTGCGTGTGCAGATAGGCGTTTTGCTCTGCCGTCTGCGCAAATTTTCCGTACAGCATCACCCCGACAAACAGCATGACGAGTACCGTCACGAGTGTAAAGGAGGTGGTAATGATAAATTGAATCCTTTTGACCTTGATCACCGCGAGCAATCGTTTCATGGGTTAACCTTCCTGCTCGCTCTGACTTCGATACTCTTTAGCGGACATGCCTGCATACTTGCGAAAGCTGAAGCTAAAGTAATTGGGATCGGTATATCCTACTTTCTCCGCGATTTCAAAGGACTTCAAATCGGTCGTCCGCAAAAGCTCCTTGGCCTTTTCCATGCGCAATGACAAAAGATAGGACACAAAGGTGGTTTTCGTCTCTTTCTTGAAAATACCGCTAAAATAACCGAGGCTGATGTGCAGATGATCGCACACCTTGTGGATGGATATGTCGGGAGAATGATAATGCGCGTGGGTGTAGTCCAATGCTTGGGTGATCAATCTCCTGTACGTCGTTTGCCGTCCGCTTGCGATACTCGCCATGATGCGTTCACAGATTTCTGTGATCTGTTCTCGGGCATCCTCCCTACTGGTAAAAGTCGTCATGACCTGCAACAGATAGCGTTGCCCACCAAACAGTTGATCCATGTCAACTTCGGCACGATGGGCCGTCTTCAAAATGGTCGTCATAATCTCCAACAAATAAATTCGGTAGTCCTCAATGGATACGGAGACACGCGCCACTTGATCAAATAATTCATCAATCACGATCCGAAGCTCCGCACTCGTCCCCATTTTGATGCACCGAACCAACTCATGCTCTCTTCTCTCATCGAGGCGTATCTGCTCACTCGCTTGCTTTTCCACGTCATTGATCACAATCATCCTGTTGCAGCC
This genomic stretch from Brevibacillus sp. DP1.3A harbors:
- a CDS encoding substrate-binding domain-containing protein, which gives rise to MRTAAVKRFSVYGLVVLVAVTLFYSCSAPLTDGEVDKKKTVALIVRMKHGDYWRTVKLGAEMAAKEYERNLNFYAPDYEEDASKQMELVQQAIADGSETIVVAPSDEQVLREAIKLTRERAIPILVLDTVGKDSAVKSYIGTDNYDMGMKAFEKMVYLIEKKGQIALLGTDRVKANAKRREQGVLDLLPRETQVELVANENIPLDKKQIGEWTRELIRKHPQLKGVIALDASTAIGVAEEMENSGLRDKVKIVAIDSPPEVLEYLQEGIISATIIQKPLSMGYLGVKYAVEASNGEAVPSLVDTGTKVIDRENMFWSENQKLLFPFVK
- a CDS encoding sensor histidine kinase, with the translated sequence MKRLLAVIKVKRIQFIITTSFTLVTVLVMLFVGVMLYGKFAQTAEQNAYLHTQQILEQVKYNLDSYLNGMTQIFELVDDKIRRSKGLTADKLSEQLETIVETRKDIVSIAVFTRDGTLLATTPSKVLRSNTRLTEQSWFQKAIEDPTNLSFSLPHIQNLFKGEYTWVVSMSREILLHGPDGEIPAVLLVDVNFKEIDDLCQRVGLGKKGYVYIIDLVGNIVYHPQQQLIYVGLKNENRSLPLKHSYGSYVEETQDETRLITIKTIDQLGWKIIGVSYMDEIVTTKKEISRFIFWLLIFVIVIVLFVLHYLSAKISRPIKLLERSMEKVEQGDFSESEPIRGSHEVEQLSLRFHLMVAKVRELMHQIIREQEAKRKSELEVLQAQINPHFLYNTLNSVVRMVGNGKNEDVITTITSLSKLFRISLSRGKNIITVREELEHVRHYLIIQKMRYKQKFEYEIVLEDEDEVLNCLTLKLLLQPIVENAIYHGIEHLADPGRIRIYAGLIDGKVLLQVSDNGLGMSPDVLAQVKAGYYKSEEGSGVGIQNVQERIRLTFGEEYGLEIASEQEEGTVVRVWIPRQVAEERDRL